In Streptomyces ambofaciens ATCC 23877, a single genomic region encodes these proteins:
- a CDS encoding acyl-CoA carboxylase subunit beta: protein MTVLNDVPQVSAALVGARGRVAELHGIRAQAVAGPSEKATAAQHAKGKLTARERIALLLDAGSFQEVEQLRRHRASGFGLEAKKPYTDGVVTGWGTVEGRTVFVYAHDFRIFGGALGEAHATKIHKIMDMAIAAGAPLVSLNDGAGARIQEGVSALAGYGGIFQRNTRASGVIPQISVMLGPCAGGAAYSPALTDFVFMVRDTSQMFITGPDVVKAVTGEEITQNGLGGADVHAGTSGVAHFAYDDEETCLAEVRYLLSLLPQNNREYPPCVPCSDPAGRRGEALVDLVPADGSRPYDMTEVIGEIVDDGEYLEVHEGWARNIICALSRLGGQVVGIVANQPSALAGVLDIEASEKAARFVQMCDAFNIPVITLVDVPGFLPGVDQEHGGIIRHGAKLLYAYCNATVPRISLILRKAYGGAYIVMDSQSTGADLTFAWPANEIAVMGAEGAAGVIFRRQIAAAPDPEAMRQKMVKEYRAELMHPYYAAERGLVDDVIDPAETREVLIRSLAMLRTKHADVPSRKHGNPPQ from the coding sequence GTGACAGTCCTCAATGACGTTCCCCAGGTGTCCGCGGCGCTCGTCGGCGCGCGCGGCCGTGTGGCGGAGCTGCACGGGATCCGTGCGCAGGCGGTGGCCGGGCCGAGTGAGAAGGCGACGGCGGCGCAGCACGCCAAGGGCAAGCTGACCGCGCGGGAGCGGATCGCTCTGCTGCTGGACGCGGGTTCGTTCCAGGAGGTCGAGCAGCTGCGCCGGCACCGGGCGAGCGGGTTCGGCCTGGAGGCGAAGAAGCCCTACACCGACGGGGTGGTCACCGGCTGGGGCACGGTGGAGGGCCGTACCGTCTTCGTCTACGCGCACGACTTCCGGATCTTCGGCGGTGCGCTGGGCGAGGCCCACGCCACGAAGATCCACAAGATCATGGACATGGCCATCGCGGCCGGTGCGCCGCTGGTCTCCCTCAACGACGGCGCGGGCGCGCGTATCCAGGAGGGTGTGTCCGCCCTGGCCGGCTACGGCGGCATCTTCCAGCGCAACACCCGTGCCTCGGGTGTCATCCCGCAGATCAGCGTGATGCTGGGCCCGTGCGCGGGCGGCGCGGCCTACAGCCCGGCGCTGACGGACTTCGTGTTCATGGTCCGCGACACCTCGCAGATGTTCATCACCGGCCCGGACGTGGTCAAGGCCGTCACCGGCGAGGAGATCACCCAGAACGGCCTGGGCGGCGCCGACGTGCACGCCGGCACCTCCGGCGTGGCGCACTTCGCCTACGACGACGAGGAGACCTGCCTGGCCGAGGTCCGCTACCTCCTCTCCCTGCTGCCGCAGAACAACCGGGAGTACCCGCCCTGCGTGCCCTGCTCGGACCCGGCCGGCCGGCGCGGCGAGGCGCTGGTGGACCTGGTGCCCGCCGACGGCAGCCGCCCCTACGACATGACCGAGGTCATCGGGGAGATCGTCGACGACGGCGAGTACCTGGAGGTCCACGAGGGCTGGGCCCGCAACATCATCTGCGCCCTGTCCCGTCTGGGCGGCCAGGTGGTGGGCATCGTCGCCAACCAGCCCAGCGCCCTGGCCGGCGTGCTGGACATCGAGGCCTCGGAGAAGGCCGCCCGGTTCGTGCAGATGTGCGACGCCTTCAACATCCCGGTCATCACGCTGGTGGACGTGCCCGGCTTCCTGCCGGGCGTGGACCAGGAGCACGGCGGCATCATCCGCCACGGCGCCAAGCTGCTGTACGCGTACTGCAACGCGACCGTGCCCCGCATCTCCCTGATCCTGCGCAAGGCCTACGGGGGTGCCTACATCGTCATGGACTCCCAGTCCACCGGCGCGGACCTGACCTTCGCCTGGCCGGCCAACGAGATCGCCGTGATGGGCGCAGAGGGCGCCGCGGGCGTCATCTTCCGCCGCCAGATCGCCGCCGCACCGGACCCCGAGGCGATGCGCCAGAAGATGGTCAAGGAGTACAGGGCCGAGCTGATGCACCCCTACTACGCGGCCGAGCGCGGTCTGGTGGACGACGTCATCGATCCCGCCGAGACCCGTGAGGTGCTCATCCGGTCCCTGGCGATGCTGCGCACCAAGCACGCCGACGTGCCGTCCCGGAAGCACGGCAACCCACCGCAGTGA
- a CDS encoding acyl-CoA carboxylase epsilon subunit, translated as MGHADSALRIVRGAAGEEELAAVTVVLCAVLAARCEDAAGDAPEVPPGGAQGTAADVPPWRPERSAAAYRSPYSWR; from the coding sequence ATGGGGCATGCGGACAGTGCACTGCGGATCGTGCGGGGTGCGGCCGGCGAGGAGGAACTGGCCGCGGTCACCGTCGTTTTGTGCGCGGTGCTGGCCGCCCGGTGCGAGGACGCGGCGGGCGATGCGCCCGAGGTCCCGCCGGGCGGGGCGCAGGGGACGGCGGCGGATGTCCCGCCGTGGCGTCCGGAGCGTTCTGCCGCGGCCTACCGCTCCCCGTACAGCTGGCGGTAG
- a CDS encoding ScbR family autoregulator-binding transcription factor — MARQERAIRTQLSILKAAAEVFDSHGYEAATIGEILRRAGVTKGALYFHFPSKQALAEGVLEQQFSVIRVPPGPCRLQEFVDTGLIVAYRMRRDPLVSAVARLSLEQELRAEYGSSAIRQWIGASEVLLGAAKEQGELLPHVVPAESAWLFSAAWTGTQLYSQILLGREDLEERVVALFRHLLPSIAVPAVLSSLEITTERAARLGSASDALLEGPGEQADSPQEERTQQAAAAATA; from the coding sequence GTGGCTCGGCAGGAACGAGCGATCCGTACCCAGTTGTCGATCCTGAAGGCTGCGGCCGAGGTGTTCGACTCCCATGGCTACGAGGCCGCGACCATCGGGGAGATCCTCAGACGGGCGGGTGTCACCAAGGGGGCGCTGTATTTCCACTTCCCTTCCAAGCAGGCTCTGGCGGAGGGGGTGCTGGAGCAGCAGTTCTCCGTGATCCGGGTGCCGCCCGGTCCGTGCAGGCTCCAGGAGTTCGTGGACACGGGTCTGATCGTGGCCTACCGCATGCGGCGTGATCCGCTGGTGAGCGCGGTCGCCAGGCTGAGTCTGGAGCAGGAACTGCGTGCGGAGTACGGCTCGTCGGCGATCCGGCAGTGGATCGGGGCGTCCGAGGTGCTGCTGGGTGCCGCGAAGGAGCAGGGTGAGCTTCTTCCGCATGTGGTGCCGGCCGAGAGTGCGTGGCTGTTCTCCGCGGCGTGGACCGGTACGCAGCTCTACTCGCAGATCCTGCTGGGGCGCGAGGACCTGGAGGAGCGGGTGGTGGCTCTCTTCCGGCACCTGCTGCCCAGCATCGCCGTGCCGGCCGTGCTCAGCAGTCTGGAGATCACCACCGAGCGGGCGGCCCGGCTCGGTTCGGCGAGCGACGCGTTGCTCGAGGGGCCGGGCGAGCAGGCGGACTCCCCGCAGGAGGAACGCACGCAGCAGGCGGCGGCCGCGGCCACCGCCTGA
- a CDS encoding GNAT family N-acetyltransferase, whose product MSEWDLAGEELSTARLSLRRPTEADIEAIFAIHSDPATCLHNPSDALARPEEAKELYQRWNNQWQSCGYGYWVVRRHNSARQLGFCGVKPMDLNGMNVLNLFYRFAASAWGQGFAGEAATAVTDWVSRHVPDLPLIARVRPANAASQRVAARAGLMRAEHLDGPGYDGFDWIYAAKLPG is encoded by the coding sequence ATGAGCGAATGGGACCTGGCGGGGGAAGAGTTGTCGACCGCCCGACTATCACTGCGGCGTCCGACCGAAGCCGACATCGAGGCAATCTTCGCGATCCACAGTGACCCCGCAACCTGCCTGCACAATCCCTCCGACGCCCTCGCCCGGCCTGAAGAGGCCAAGGAGCTCTATCAGCGCTGGAACAACCAATGGCAGAGCTGCGGATACGGGTACTGGGTTGTCCGACGCCACAACTCTGCCCGGCAATTGGGGTTCTGCGGGGTCAAGCCCATGGACCTGAATGGCATGAACGTTCTCAACCTCTTCTACCGTTTCGCCGCCTCGGCATGGGGTCAGGGCTTCGCCGGCGAGGCGGCGACTGCAGTGACCGACTGGGTATCGCGCCACGTTCCCGACCTCCCGCTGATCGCCCGAGTCAGACCGGCTAACGCTGCCTCGCAGCGCGTGGCGGCACGTGCCGGCCTGATGCGGGCAGAACATCTCGACGGCCCCGGATACGACGGCTTCGACTGGATCTACGCAGCGAAACTGCCTGGCTGA